The following coding sequences lie in one Kamptonema formosum PCC 6407 genomic window:
- a CDS encoding type I polyketide synthase, whose protein sequence is MEAVENVGVGNELDIAVIGMSGRFPGAKNIDEFWQNLQDGVESISFFSEAELEAAGVDAATASDPNYVKVAPVLDDVDLFDASFFGYSPKEAEMLDPQNRLFMESAWEALETSGYNPKNYSGSIGVYASQSLSTYLLRNVYPNLDFRSSILSSRNVQALIANERDFLPTRVSYKFNLKGPSLNVQTACSSSLVAIHLARQSLLMGECDIALVGGVSIYLPQNAGYLYEEGMMHSPDGHCRAFDAKSKGTVFSGGVGVVILKLLANAIADGDCIHAVVKGSAINNDGGFKIGYTAPSSQGQAEAIAEAIINSGVDAETITYVEAHGTGTLQGDPIEVTGLTKAFSHYTEKKGFCAIGSVKPNIGHTDVAAGVTSFIKTALMLKHKLLVPTINFEEPNPQIDFANSPFYVNTKQQPWTTENGIPRRAGVSAFGIGGTNAHVILEEPPEVASIPSETERPLHLLCLSAKTEKALNELVAKYETHLEISPNQPLADICFTANAGRSHHNYRIGIVADSAQDLREQLADFSAGEDFSEVITKCSNTNPPKIAFLFTGQGSQYIGMGRELYDTQPTFRQTLDRCDRLLKPYLEVPLLDVLYPKKGVYSPLNETAYTQPALFAFEYALAQLWLSWGIKPDAVIGHSLGEYVAACIAGVFSLEDAIKLVAERGRLMQALPPNGEMVAILANAELVKAAIAPYQPNVVISAINSPEETVISGTSEAISAVLSDLQPQKLWTHKLTVSHAFHSPLMAPILNDFSQIAAQITYAEPQIELISTVTGESAQVTDMGCAEYWCNQILQPVNFESGINTLSALQIDIFLEIGAHSPLIQMGRRCLPETTAVWLSSLHKERSNWQQLLASLKALYVHGADVDWAAFDQDYSRRRVLLPTYPFQRQRYWIEPAARVIVSEQQTSLAPVHSIFEEADLALSTAGLNSQKVTWRDRILTAKNSDRPSLLESYLCQQVVRGLGVKRSEVCLEASLRELGFDSLMVVELKNQIEKDLEISLLVKELIAGPSITQLALKMSSQLTPAIEELLPTLEIAALTVPQDTNLSWINKSEFSTSAKIRLFCFPYAGGGASTYRSWESQLPPEIEVCPIQLPGRENRISEAPFTEFTELVEVLADVLKPMLDRPFAFYGHSMGGLLAFEVAKSLRNRFGLLPIHLFIGATIAPQLPNPFPALDLTSPLNLTRFLRSLGTSSKVLQNTELMEALLPTMKADFLALESYTYKDNAPLDCPISAFAGSKDRFVSQEDMAAWSIQTLSRFHLESVAGSHLFLESDREQVLQTICRELAPNSLLHHQVSPFSRSLTSSGVNSHK, encoded by the coding sequence ATGGAAGCAGTTGAAAACGTGGGTGTCGGTAATGAACTAGATATTGCCGTTATTGGGATGTCGGGTCGCTTCCCTGGAGCAAAAAATATTGATGAATTTTGGCAGAATCTACAAGATGGGGTAGAATCTATTTCCTTTTTCTCAGAAGCAGAATTGGAAGCTGCTGGTGTTGATGCTGCGACTGCCAGCGATCCGAATTATGTGAAAGTAGCTCCTGTACTAGATGATGTTGATTTGTTTGATGCTTCCTTCTTTGGCTATAGTCCGAAAGAAGCAGAAATGCTAGATCCTCAAAACCGGTTGTTCATGGAGTCTGCTTGGGAAGCTCTGGAAACTTCTGGCTATAATCCTAAAAATTATTCAGGTTCAATTGGCGTTTATGCCAGTCAATCTCTGAGTACATACCTGTTAAGAAATGTTTATCCCAACCTTGATTTTCGCAGTTCGATTCTCTCATCAAGAAATGTCCAAGCTTTGATTGCCAATGAGAGAGACTTCTTACCAACAAGAGTTTCTTACAAATTCAACTTAAAAGGCCCAAGTCTCAACGTTCAAACAGCTTGTTCGAGTTCATTAGTAGCTATTCACTTAGCTCGTCAAAGTTTATTAATGGGTGAATGCGATATCGCTTTAGTCGGTGGAGTTTCCATCTATCTTCCCCAAAATGCAGGCTATTTGTATGAAGAGGGAATGATGCACTCTCCCGACGGACATTGCCGAGCTTTTGATGCCAAATCTAAAGGAACAGTTTTTAGTGGCGGTGTCGGTGTTGTCATTCTCAAGCTACTCGCTAATGCTATTGCTGATGGAGATTGTATTCATGCAGTAGTTAAAGGTTCAGCAATTAATAATGATGGTGGTTTTAAAATCGGCTATACAGCACCCAGTTCTCAAGGTCAGGCAGAGGCAATTGCCGAAGCAATTATCAATTCAGGAGTAGATGCTGAAACTATTACTTATGTAGAAGCTCATGGCACAGGAACTCTCCAAGGCGACCCGATTGAAGTTACAGGATTAACTAAAGCTTTCTCACACTATACCGAAAAGAAAGGCTTCTGCGCCATTGGTTCAGTGAAGCCAAATATTGGACATACTGATGTAGCAGCCGGAGTTACCAGCTTCATTAAAACTGCGTTAATGCTGAAACACAAATTGTTAGTTCCCACTATCAACTTTGAAGAACCAAATCCCCAAATAGATTTTGCCAATAGTCCCTTCTACGTCAACACAAAACAGCAACCTTGGACAACTGAAAATGGCATTCCTCGCCGCGCCGGAGTCAGTGCTTTTGGCATTGGTGGCACTAATGCTCATGTTATCTTAGAAGAACCCCCAGAAGTAGCCTCCATACCATCAGAAACCGAACGACCATTGCATTTATTATGCCTCTCAGCAAAAACTGAAAAAGCTTTAAATGAATTGGTGGCTAAATACGAAACTCACCTAGAAATATCACCAAATCAGCCCTTAGCAGATATTTGTTTCACTGCCAATGCAGGACGTTCGCACCATAATTACCGCATCGGAATTGTAGCTGATTCCGCACAAGATTTACGCGAACAATTAGCAGATTTTTCCGCAGGTGAAGACTTTAGCGAAGTTATTACCAAATGCTCTAATACTAACCCGCCTAAAATTGCCTTCCTATTTACCGGTCAAGGTTCCCAATACATCGGTATGGGGCGCGAACTTTACGATACTCAACCTACATTCCGCCAAACTCTCGATCGCTGCGATCGATTGCTAAAACCCTATTTAGAAGTGCCACTGCTAGATGTTCTTTACCCAAAAAAAGGCGTATATTCTCCTCTCAATGAAACAGCTTATACCCAGCCAGCTTTGTTTGCTTTCGAGTATGCTTTAGCTCAATTATGGCTATCTTGGGGTATCAAGCCAGATGCAGTTATTGGTCACAGTTTAGGCGAATACGTAGCCGCCTGTATAGCCGGAGTTTTCAGCTTAGAAGATGCCATAAAGTTAGTGGCAGAACGCGGTCGGCTGATGCAAGCACTACCTCCAAATGGCGAGATGGTTGCGATTTTAGCGAATGCAGAGTTAGTAAAAGCCGCCATCGCACCCTACCAGCCAAATGTGGTAATTTCAGCTATCAACAGCCCAGAAGAAACAGTTATTTCTGGAACTTCTGAAGCTATTTCTGCGGTACTTTCAGACCTGCAACCTCAAAAACTGTGGACGCATAAGCTCACAGTCTCCCACGCCTTCCACTCGCCTTTAATGGCACCGATTCTAAATGATTTTAGCCAAATTGCAGCTCAAATCACCTATGCAGAACCACAAATTGAGCTGATTTCAACAGTAACAGGAGAAAGCGCCCAAGTCACTGATATGGGATGCGCTGAATATTGGTGCAATCAAATTCTGCAACCTGTCAATTTTGAAAGCGGAATCAATACACTTTCAGCTCTACAAATTGATATCTTCCTTGAAATTGGAGCTCACTCTCCATTAATCCAGATGGGGCGCAGATGCCTCCCAGAAACAACAGCAGTTTGGTTGTCTTCACTTCACAAAGAACGCTCCAACTGGCAGCAATTACTTGCGAGTTTAAAAGCATTATACGTTCATGGAGCCGATGTGGATTGGGCGGCATTTGACCAAGACTATTCCCGTCGCCGAGTGCTACTTCCTACTTACCCATTCCAGCGCCAAAGATATTGGATTGAGCCAGCAGCAAGAGTAATAGTCAGCGAACAGCAGACCTCACTTGCACCAGTGCATTCCATCTTTGAAGAAGCAGATCTGGCGCTATCTACGGCGGGATTAAATTCCCAAAAAGTAACTTGGCGTGATAGAATATTAACTGCCAAAAATAGCGATCGCCCTTCTTTATTAGAGTCTTATCTTTGTCAGCAAGTAGTCCGGGGATTGGGAGTAAAACGATCTGAAGTCTGCCTCGAAGCGTCTTTAAGGGAGTTAGGATTTGATTCTTTAATGGTCGTCGAACTCAAAAATCAGATTGAGAAAGATTTGGAAATCAGCTTGCTAGTGAAAGAACTAATAGCAGGGCCTTCTATCACTCAGCTAGCCCTAAAAATGAGTTCTCAACTAACGCCAGCAATAGAAGAATTATTGCCAACACTTGAGATTGCAGCTTTGACAGTTCCTCAAGATACTAATTTGAGTTGGATTAATAAATCTGAGTTTTCTACTTCTGCAAAAATCCGCTTATTTTGCTTTCCATACGCTGGTGGTGGCGCTTCAACCTACCGCAGTTGGGAGTCACAGTTACCACCAGAAATAGAAGTCTGTCCAATACAGCTTCCTGGCCGCGAAAACCGCATCAGCGAAGCGCCTTTTACTGAATTTACAGAGTTAGTTGAAGTTTTGGCAGATGTGCTGAAACCAATGCTCGATCGGCCCTTTGCATTCTACGGACATAGCATGGGTGGGCTGCTAGCTTTTGAGGTAGCAAAGTCCCTTCGCAATCGGTTTGGCTTGTTGCCAATTCACTTGTTTATTGGGGCAACTATTGCTCCCCAATTACCTAATCCTTTCCCAGCTCTCGATTTGACTTCTCCTCTGAATTTGACTAGGTTTCTCCGCAGTTTAGGAACATCATCTAAAGTGCTGCAAAACACTGAACTGATGGAGGCGCTGTTACCGACTATGAAGGCAGATTTTCTTGCTCTTGAGAGCTATACTTACAAAGATAATGCACCGCTTGATTGTCCGATTTCGGCTTTTGCGGGAAGCAAAGATCGCTTTGTGAGCCAAGAAGATATGGCAGCATGGAGTATACAAACTTTGAGCCGCTTCCACCTTGAATCTGTTGCCGGTTCTCACTTATTTTTAGAGAGCGATCGCGAACAGGTTTTACAAACTATTTGCCGCGAGTTAGCACCTAATAGCTTGCTACATCACCAAGTCTCTCCTTTTAGTCGCTCCTTAACATCATCTGGCGTTAATTCTCATAAATAA
- a CDS encoding SDR family NAD(P)-dependent oxidoreductase: MSCVTISKATSKNSQCLSSPSEEKPLRKQLSVSHGEPLTLAPSAPTNLSQALQQAAIHSPHQGIVYIKSNGKESVQLYPDLLEEAQRIVGGLRKLGLKPQDKVIFQFDRNQDFIAAFWGCVLGGFVPVPIAIAPIYSESNGSVTKLHHAWQMLEQPTILTNEKLAPSILALSKSWGVDSIQIETIEELQTGTPDKRAENSNPDDLALLLLTSGSTGVPKGVMQSHRALLSHSASTSQINNFNNKDISLNWMPLDHVGGLVMFHIRDVYLGCKQIHVVKEAILQNPLLWLDLIDSFKATITWAPNFAYALINKQAHKIKSQHWNLSSMRFILNAGEAIVAKTARRFLELLCPQGLPANAMRPAWGMSETSSAITFSNNFSLDSTAEHDAFVGVGSPIPGISIRIVDSNNQVFEQETIGRLQVKGVSVTSGYYQNPELNQEVFTEDGWFNTGDLGFLKGDNLTITGRAKDTIIVNGLNYYSHEIEAVVEEVEGVEVSYTAACAVRTPDSNSDNLAIFFHTHISEPNRLALLLKDIRASIVKKVGLNPNYLIPIEKQTIPKTEIGKIQRSQLSQRFIAGDFDSILKHLDIATSNGNTLPDWFYRPIWRPKVAIPATTQSITGATLIFLDSIGLGTYLNVELENRNSPCIKVAIGDEFTKIDTNHYKINPKHAEHYLQLLASLLEDKIAIVRILHLWTYQAYLGEIANLEALEESLDLGVYSLLFLTQSLTKLKAANHSVQLQVISSYSQPTSPDDKIASEKAPILGLVKTIAQEIVGLKCRHIDLPIDIDSVAVNAPYILTEIQTDSNDSEVAYRNGQRLIPRLEKVYLTIAEKQKLPFQAGGMYLLTGGLGGIGVEIAKYLLETYQARLLLVGRTQLPPRSTWETRIKQADVVAQKIGAYLALEKLGGEIIYEAVDICDFTQLQQVVNQAQSLWQCKLQGVIHSAGIYQEGLLVKETKDSFAKTLHPKVFGTWVLHQLILKHPNPLFISFSSVSSFFGGAMVGAYSAANHFLDCFAHYQKYQCSIESYCFNWSTWNEVGMSQGYRGKDALHARGYKSMSAKEGLHSFLTGLYNDRANLLIGLDGSKSFIQQYTEVTEAVKHPLNLECESPKSQRKKTATTAKTEVEKTIASIWKQVLNIDDLDIHDSFFDLGGNSLLVAQVTGKLQEFLQRDISMSEMFQYPTISSIAKHLDSPEKQISLNQLRQSKSPTDKRRELIQRQQQILSRKSRNLV; this comes from the coding sequence ATGTCTTGTGTCACAATATCTAAGGCAACGAGCAAAAATTCTCAATGCTTATCCTCACCATCTGAAGAAAAACCGCTTCGCAAACAACTTTCCGTCAGTCACGGAGAACCTCTGACGCTAGCCCCTAGTGCTCCTACGAACCTTTCCCAAGCTCTGCAACAGGCGGCAATTCATTCTCCCCATCAAGGCATTGTCTATATTAAGTCCAATGGTAAAGAGAGCGTTCAGTTATATCCAGACTTACTAGAGGAAGCCCAGCGAATCGTTGGCGGATTGAGAAAACTCGGACTAAAGCCGCAAGATAAGGTAATTTTCCAGTTCGATCGCAATCAAGACTTTATTGCTGCTTTTTGGGGATGCGTTTTAGGGGGGTTCGTTCCCGTACCGATCGCGATCGCTCCCATCTACTCCGAATCTAATGGATCTGTTACAAAGCTGCACCATGCTTGGCAGATGTTAGAGCAGCCGACAATTCTAACTAACGAAAAACTAGCTCCCTCAATTCTTGCTCTGTCAAAGTCTTGGGGAGTTGATAGTATTCAAATTGAAACTATTGAAGAGTTGCAAACCGGTACTCCTGACAAACGCGCTGAAAATAGTAATCCCGATGATTTAGCTCTATTGCTGCTCACTTCTGGAAGCACGGGAGTACCCAAAGGGGTAATGCAAAGCCATCGCGCTTTACTCAGCCACTCTGCTAGTACCTCCCAGATAAATAACTTTAACAATAAAGATATCTCACTGAATTGGATGCCTCTCGACCACGTTGGTGGTCTAGTCATGTTTCACATTCGAGATGTTTACTTGGGTTGCAAACAAATCCACGTTGTCAAAGAAGCTATCTTGCAAAACCCGCTCCTTTGGCTAGATTTGATCGATAGTTTTAAAGCAACAATTACTTGGGCTCCAAATTTTGCCTATGCGTTGATTAATAAACAGGCTCACAAGATTAAATCGCAACATTGGAATCTATCCTCAATGCGGTTTATTTTAAATGCAGGTGAGGCAATTGTTGCTAAAACAGCAAGACGTTTTTTAGAGTTGCTTTGCCCCCAAGGACTGCCAGCTAATGCGATGCGTCCGGCGTGGGGAATGTCAGAAACTTCTTCAGCAATTACTTTCTCAAACAACTTTTCATTAGACTCAACAGCGGAGCATGATGCCTTTGTAGGAGTAGGATCTCCCATTCCTGGTATTTCGATTCGTATTGTTGATAGTAATAACCAAGTATTTGAGCAAGAAACGATTGGACGCTTACAAGTTAAAGGAGTTTCAGTCACATCTGGTTACTATCAGAATCCCGAACTAAATCAAGAAGTTTTTACCGAGGACGGATGGTTTAATACGGGAGATTTAGGCTTTCTCAAAGGTGATAATCTAACTATTACAGGTCGCGCCAAGGACACGATTATCGTCAATGGTCTCAACTACTACAGCCATGAAATTGAAGCAGTAGTTGAAGAAGTTGAGGGAGTAGAAGTCTCCTATACTGCCGCCTGTGCCGTCCGAACTCCTGATAGCAACAGCGATAATTTAGCAATCTTTTTTCATACACATATTTCCGAACCGAACCGCTTGGCGTTACTACTCAAGGATATTCGAGCTAGTATTGTTAAAAAAGTTGGGCTGAATCCAAATTATCTGATTCCAATTGAGAAACAAACGATTCCTAAAACCGAAATTGGGAAGATTCAGCGATCGCAATTGAGCCAGCGTTTCATAGCTGGCGACTTTGATAGTATTCTCAAACATTTGGATATTGCTACCAGCAACGGTAACACATTACCAGACTGGTTTTATCGCCCGATTTGGCGACCAAAAGTAGCGATTCCCGCAACAACTCAGTCAATAACAGGCGCAACCCTAATATTCCTTGATTCGATAGGATTAGGAACTTACTTGAATGTAGAACTAGAAAATCGTAATAGTCCCTGTATTAAGGTTGCAATTGGCGATGAATTCACCAAGATTGATACCAATCACTATAAAATCAACCCCAAACACGCCGAACACTATCTGCAACTACTAGCATCACTCTTAGAAGATAAGATAGCAATTGTTCGGATTCTGCATTTGTGGACATATCAAGCATATTTAGGAGAGATTGCCAACTTAGAAGCACTAGAAGAATCCCTCGACCTTGGGGTTTATAGTTTACTTTTCCTCACCCAATCACTGACCAAGCTTAAAGCTGCGAACCATTCAGTACAATTACAGGTAATTTCTAGCTATTCACAGCCAACTTCACCCGATGACAAAATTGCATCGGAGAAAGCTCCAATTTTAGGACTGGTCAAAACAATTGCCCAGGAAATCGTTGGTTTGAAATGCCGGCATATCGATCTCCCTATAGATATAGATTCAGTTGCAGTGAATGCGCCTTATATTCTCACGGAGATTCAGACAGATAGCAACGACTCAGAAGTGGCATATCGCAACGGACAGCGTTTAATTCCCCGCTTAGAAAAAGTTTACTTGACCATAGCTGAAAAGCAAAAACTTCCCTTCCAAGCTGGCGGAATGTATTTGCTGACTGGAGGATTAGGAGGAATTGGTGTTGAGATTGCCAAGTATTTGCTCGAAACTTATCAAGCTAGGTTGTTATTAGTCGGTAGAACTCAATTGCCTCCTAGAAGTACATGGGAGACTCGGATCAAACAGGCAGATGTTGTTGCTCAAAAGATCGGGGCTTACCTAGCATTAGAGAAACTTGGGGGAGAGATTATCTACGAAGCTGTTGATATTTGTGATTTTACTCAGTTGCAACAGGTTGTTAACCAAGCTCAGTCTCTTTGGCAATGCAAATTACAAGGAGTGATTCACTCAGCAGGAATTTATCAAGAAGGTTTACTGGTTAAGGAAACCAAAGATAGTTTTGCAAAAACGCTGCATCCGAAAGTTTTTGGTACTTGGGTTCTACATCAACTCATACTTAAGCATCCCAACCCTCTTTTCATTAGTTTCTCTTCGGTGAGTAGCTTTTTTGGAGGGGCGATGGTGGGTGCTTATAGTGCAGCTAACCATTTCCTAGACTGCTTTGCTCATTACCAAAAATACCAGTGTTCAATAGAGAGCTATTGCTTTAATTGGAGTACATGGAATGAGGTAGGCATGAGTCAAGGCTATCGGGGAAAAGATGCACTCCACGCGAGAGGTTACAAATCCATGTCAGCAAAAGAAGGCTTGCATTCTTTCCTAACAGGGTTATATAATGATCGAGCAAACCTCTTAATTGGGTTGGATGGAAGTAAAAGCTTTATTCAACAATACACAGAGGTAACTGAAGCCGTAAAACACCCTCTTAATCTTGAATGTGAAAGTCCTAAATCGCAGCGAAAAAAAACCGCTACCACTGCCAAAACAGAAGTAGAAAAAACAATTGCTTCTATTTGGAAACAAGTGTTAAATATAGATGATCTCGATATCCACGATAGCTTCTTCGATCTAGGTGGAAACTCCTTACTTGTAGCTCAGGTGACTGGGAAGTTACAGGAATTTTTACAGCGAGATATTTCCATGAGCGAAATGTTTCAGTACCCCACCATTAGCTCGATCGCAAAACATTTAGACAGTCCAGAAAAACAAATCTCCCTTAATCAGTTGCGTCAGAGCAAAAGTCCAACTGATAAACGTCGAGAACTCATTCAGAGACAGCAGCAAATTCTGTCTAGAAAGTCACGAAATCTAGTCTAA